The sequence ccatttcacaggtgaagaaactgaggctctgaagaGGTAAAGTCACATAGCTCGTGAACTGTGGAACCATCTAGAACTGATCCCTTTCCTTTATCACAGAGCAGTGCCCTTGCTTGGACTCCTCTGAGCCCCAGCTTGCACTGTTTCCAGCTGTTGCTGTAGGTGCTAGGCTGACCAGGCTCTCAGGAAAGGCAAAACTATTGGGAGGAGGCATGGGGTTGCAGCTTAtatccctccctccccggggCATTCATACTTCTGGGAGGGACCTTAGTCCATCTAGTTCCAAGTTTCATATGAAGAATCAGAGGTCTAGAGGGAGTAGGTGAACCACCTGAGGACTGGTCCAGGGCATCCAGACTCAGTACTCCCCTCCATGCTTTGTGAATTGACTTTGTTCATTGCCAGGGTTTGTTCTTATTGCTAGTACTACTATTAGCAGctactatttactgagcacttactagggGCCACTTTACCTGCATTGTAACAATTGGTAGTAACTATATCTTATCCCCCTTTTGCAGGGGAAGATATAGAGGCACAGAGTGGCTAAGTGACTTGAAGTTGTACAGCTAATAGTGGAGGCCCTAGGATCAGAACCCAGGTCTGATTCTGAAGCTTGGGCTATGAGCTATTTGACTATAGCTGGATGGACATGTGTACACTGAGAGGTGAAGGGTTAACAGTCAGCTATACTTGAGGATATGGGGGCAGAGTTCTCCAGGAACCTGGTCAGGGGTCAGGGTGGGTATGGGAAACCTGGCTCCCCTGTCCCTGCAGGCAACTCACCTTAAGGACCTCTGCTCCTGTCCTGAACTGGTAGCTCTCATCCCGGTTGTTGAGGAGGTAAATGGCTTGGCTCACGTGGTTCCTGGCATCCTGGATCTGAAAACAGTGCCCACAGAGTGGTTAGTGGGCTGGCCCAGACAATGAGCCTCCACTCCGAGGGGCTGTCATCCtcggaggggtgggtgggtgctgCTTGCCTGACTCCACCCCCACAGCTGTtggcttcctgccctggctgggtgcttGCACATGGCACAGACTGAGGCGGGCTTGGTCCCTGGCCTCATGGAGCTTACTTTCTAAAGGAGGACAGATGGTAACAGAGTAAAGGCACAAGAAACAGACTGCATGGCTCACACAAGGAAATAAACAGGGTGACGGAGGGGGTTAGGGGAGCCTCTATGAATGGGGatctgaggaggccccagggaggTGATTCTTGAGCTGACACTCATCACTCTTGTGATGAGAAAAGCTTGTGGAGAGAACTCCAGGTAGAGAGACAAGCAAGAGCAAAGGCCCAAAGAGGGAGACTGCTGGTGGCCAGTTGTGTGTGGGGGAGCAGAAGTTGAGGCCCAGTCACATAGGAGTTGATAGGGAGCATGGACTTTGTCCATGGAGCCATGGAGCAATCAAAGActatatatgcatagtccatggacagacaataatgtggtgaagccctagcgggggggcaggggcagggtggaggcaAAAGGGGACATTGAtaatagaggggggaaaaagagccTGActcaggtggctcagtggttgagcttctacctatgaaccaggaggtcacggtcaatTTCTAGTTGGGGCACAAGCCAGGGTtgtggggttgatccccagtagggggtgtgcaggaggcagcctatcaatgattctctctcatcactgatgtttctgtctctctcctcatctcccttcctctcggaaatcaataaaaaattattaacaaaagaaaaaaagagccatgAGAATCCCCTGGAAGCTTTGGGCAGGGACTGACTAGTTCAAGGGGGATCCCTGTGGCTCTGGCTAAGGCCTGGGGACATACAGACAGGTTCTCCACCTCCCACAAGGCTAGGTTCTGgagcccaggctcctcccaccccagcctccctgctaggAAACACCCTATCGGGCTTGCCGTGGCAGAAAATCCCCAGTGCCCTGCCCCTGGAGGCCTTAGCACCACTGTGCAGGCCTGCCCCTGCCTGTCCGAtggcctgagccctggctggggaagggcctgGTTACCTGCTGCAGCTTCCACTGCTTGTCCTCCCGGAAGGCAAAATGCAGCAGCTGGTTGTTCCGGGGCATCTTCAGGTTCACATCCTGATGGGTGAGAGTGGGGTAAGCTGGGCAGAGGGATGCCCTTCTGCTTCTGGCCATTCTGAGCCTTAGAGCCAAGGGTGGAAACAGTGGTGGTTCAGGCCCCAGCCTCTCctaggcaggggagggagagataggacTCCCAATACCATGGCCATTTGGGGGGGTGAACAGGAGGTCAGGAAACAGGAACTCAGGCTCAAGAGGAACCACaaagaaatgaaagggaaaagaAGCCAAGAAAGGGGAAGGTGGCCTCAGCTGGGAGGAGGCATGTGATGGTGGGCAGACGGAGAACATGTGCACAGGCTAATGGACTGAATACCCACTCATGAAGGACAGGGACCTTCTCCCATACCTTGGCACCTGGCACAGGGCCGGGTGCAGATGGAGCTCAGATGATGGTGATTCCACTTTGATCTGGGGCCAGCCTGATCCTGCCAATGCCCATGCTTCACCAGGCCCAGActctgggctgggccaggtgcaAAGCATCCCTCTCCTGTACTCAATGAAACCTCGCACTATTCTCATGAAGAAGTTGGGGGTTGTTGTCATTTACAaacgaagaaactgaggcccagaatggTCAAGGATTCTGCCTTGCgtcacacagccagtcagtggcagagctgagataaGCAGGAGGCCCCCATGCTCTTCCCCACTGGCTTCTCCAGCAACACAGAAAGGAGAGGGACTCACCGCCTGGCTCAGCGCGTCCCCTTGCAGAGTCAGCACGCCCTTCACCTGGTCCGTGCTGCAACACACACACGGGGGTCAGAGCAGAACCTGCAGCTGatccctcccaccacccagcctTCCCATTGGGCCGCTTGTGGCTCTGTCACAGGATGTTCCAACCCAGGTGTTCTTACCCCGCTAAGGAATCCATCCCAGGGGTTTCCACCAAGCCAGGGCTTACCCACAGCTGCCCAGAATGAAGTTCTCTTGCTTGGCAGGCCCTTCCATGCCTGAGCCTGGCAGAGTGAAGCGAAGAGAGGCTTCCTGGGGGGGATAGGGGAGTGGGGCAAAGTTCACCCAATCCAGCCCAGAAGTCCCACTCCCACGTGGGCCAGGGGAGGTACAAGATGGGCTGGCCTCACAGGAACGTCCTACCCAAGCCCCCAGGGCACCTTCCCACGGCTCTggctcctcctccagggcccgaGTTTCAGGTCCTACCCAAGCCAATACCACAGCTCCTTCCTTGTTCCCTGGGGGCCTGTGGCCAACATGGGGATATAAAATAGGACTACTCTCCCAGCTTGGTTAAGGTGCCCCGGTGAACATgttttttgccatttaaaaaacatGTTCATGAGGAACAGGGTCAGGGAACCCCGGTAGTCATGGCAACCCGCAATTCTGGCAATGCCTGAACATTTGTGAGTTGATTGGCTTATCTGCAGGTCAACCTTGAGGCAGGTACTGTTACTTCCTTTTTGCAAATGACGaaagggaggcccagagagactgAGTACTTAGCTAGTGTCACAATGTTGGGGTCCTTGATCTCAGATTAAATGTCACTGCTTCAAAGAAGAAGGCCTACCCCGTCCGGACCCCGAGGCTCACCCAGACCCACAgcactcacacagctgctggtGGAACAGGGTGATTATCTGCTGGCGCCCCCGACTAGACTCCCAAGTCCACCGACGGCAAAGCCCCGCCTGAACACTGCGCTACGCGTACCCAGTAGGCTGTAGGGAGGCAGTCGCGGCCGGCCAGGGGGGGAGCCGCACTAGGGAAGGCTGCGGAGGGTGGACGCGCGCAAAGGCCCACGGCCACCCGCGAGACGTTACCTTTAGGATGTCCTGTAGCTGCCTCAGCACGGCGTGCACTTCGTCGTGCAGCAGCCAGCGGAATTCCTCCTCCTGGCGGGACAGGCCGCGGTCAGCCGCCCGGGCCCGCcgtccccaccctgccccacccaaccgCCCGTGCGCCTCACCAGCACCGCCCGCTCCACCGCCGTCGGTGCCATCGCGGTCGCCATCGCCACCGCTCGCTGTGCAGCTACTGTCCCCGGCCGGCGGTCCGCGCCCGTCGCTCGGTCGGTACTCAGCgcctgggcccagcccccgccGCCGATTGGCTAAGTGGGAACTAGTACGCCCCGAACCACCGCCCTATTCCACCGATTGGCTGAGAGgacacccgccccgcccccggctcgcGACACTGCGGAATGAAACTAGGCTGGCTGCAGTCAGAACCCGCCCGCTCTGGCTCCACCGAGATGCCGTCGGCACGAGCCGCCGGCGCCGCATCCAAGCTGCTCTTCGGCTGGAGCGCTCTCGTCCCGCCCCTTCCGGGCTCTGATAGGGTGCCCTTACCCACTTGCGCACTATTGGCCGGCGGAATGGCTGTCTCTCGCCGCGCCTGGCGATTGGCCGATGGGGTAGCCTGCTCCAGCTGGGCCTTGCCTTCCACCCTTGTTCAAGGGTCCAGGAAAAAGCCCAGGGCTtagcctctgccctcctccctccaccgcTGGGCAGTGCAGTGTTTAGACGCAGGCAAGGTAATCAGTCCCAGTTGGGTTACCAAGAAACGTTTTATTCTGCTTGCAGTAGCCTTTTGTTAATTGCACAAAATCATTTGTTTTTGCCATTTAAACATTATCACACAATCCTATTCTGAAAAACatgttcatgaaaaaaaaaagcaaaaataaaaattcacaaccTTAATTACCAGAtttgtcatttaaagaaaaaaaggaggggggcggaggaggggcttTCTTACAAGCTTTTCCACAAGTGTcacattttttccttaaaaggGAAGGATTTCAAAACAAAGGTGAAATAGCTTaaacaaatattcataaaaaGGAACTTTACAGAATTGTCAACAATATTAAGACAACATTGACTAACAGTTTCATTACAGCATCTTCCCCTACTCCCACCCCCCCGTCCCCCAGTGTCCAGCTAGGACTATAACAGGCTTTGtgttgagagagaaaataattcaaaatccCAGTGAAATCAACTGTGTCAAAACCCACAGGCATCTTCCCTGCCCTCTCCCGTCTTCTGAGAGCCCATAACTTGGGTTCTGTGGGAAAGGGCCAAGGTTGTGAGGGGAAGGGACCCACACCAGTGTGGCCacctcattttttatatataattatatattcacTATAAATGCTGACCTTCTGCAAAGTGTGACTTTGAAAAATCCAACCCATGCAGAGGGAGACACTGACAACCTTCAGATGACTTCTCCTTGTTCTTTTGTCACATTCCAACACCCTCTGGTCCCCTATCCAAGGAGATATACTAGGTACTCAAGGATGTCTTGGATCCACCTCTGAGGGTCAGTTAGTTCAGGTTCAGTCAAGCCCAGTTCTCCTTTCCCTCCCGACAGACCTCAGGACCCTGAAAGTACCAAAGACCACCAAGTTGCTGGCTGAAGTGAAGACACTCATTCTGTTCAAGAGCTGAGCCTAAGAAATGGTCATCGTTGGTCAGGCTGGGTCTGGGCCAAAgggacagaggcaggaagaaattCTGCTTccatgggaggaaaaggggaaagggaggagaatGGAGAGAGGTGGGCATGCAGAGGACTTGTacaggggcaggctggagaaAGTGGGACCACTGTGAGGACACCCGGGTCAGATTGGCTCTTCAGGACCATATGAAGTCTGTGGCATAAAGGAAACAGAAAGCCCATCCCCCTCACTCTTCACTGTTGGCCCTCAGGATCCCCTTCCCAAGGACTGGAATGCAAATCTAAATACTAAAACGGCCTGCCGAGGAGTGAGATCCTGCTACACCAAAGCAAGGAAGTTTGATCCTAGCCCAGGGCTCTGTAGTGATGGCGACTTCTAGGATGGGTGCTGAAGAGCAGAGAGGAGATAGGCTTCCATGAGACTCAACCTACAGGCTGACTGCTGCTCTCCTGGAAAGCCAGAGCCTTGTCTTCACTTGACTTTGCCAATCTCTTTTCAGTTCACAAAGGCATTTCTGGAGAGTTGGTTGCACGTTGGTAGCTTAAACATGACAATCCCCATCAGCTGGTCACCTGAGGTTGGGAGGGTCCACAGGATCCTCCTTTTAGTCTGTACTAGTTCATCTTGGCCCAGAGCCTCTCTCTGCAAGGGATCCAGTCGGGAATGTGAATGTGACCACAGCCTCTTCACTCTGAGGGAAGCAGGAAGGCTTCCAATTCTCATTGCTGATTCTAGTTCCTCGACTGGAAGGGGTATGAGATAAGACAAGCttggaagaagggaaaaaaagccaGGCAGCAGTTTCCGGGCAGCTTCTATCCTGGAGTAAGAGCCAGTGTGGGTGTATGtgggtatgtgtatgtatatgtatatgtgtgtgtgtgtgtgtgtgtgtgtgtgtgtgtgtgtgtgtatgtgtgtgaacacACAGCCACCTGGTTCAGGGGCCAGTGCCCAGCTCAAGAGCTTTGCTACAGGCCAATCCTGCTGACACTTCCCCCCTTCCCAGGACTTTCAGGGGAGTAGTAGTGCTGTGCTGATGGCAAGTCTCAAAGTCTGTATAAAAGGAGATGGAGACAGGTGGACTGGTCCAGAGTGAAGTCCCAGGACCCCAACTCCGTGTGACGAAGAGggggtcagagggagggagtgggggcttAGTGTATGTAGGCCCGGTACACGGCAGACATGTCGTTATCAGACTGGTCCAGTGCCTTGGCTCTTTTGTACAcctggaaaaaaaatgagatgagCTCAGTCTCTGACTTAAAGACATGGATCTGCTTCCTGGAGGTGGTTCTAGATGTGGTTAGGTAGGTAGGTTCTGGAGTCCAGGCTGTCTGGGTGTGACCCCCAGCTCCTTTGATGACTGGCCTGACCTTGGATAAAGTGCCTCAGCCACCGCTTTCTGATACCACGGGGGAGGTAATAGGGTTACGGGGAGGATTAGATGGAGTGAGGGATGTATAATGTTCAGAGTGTGGGCAAAGAGGGAGGGCTCAGTGTTGTTAGCAATTATAACCATGTCTCTTCCTGCTGATGACCCTCCAAGGACTTCCCATGTTATGCTCTGGGCTACTGTTCTTGCCCTTTCCTCTGCATAGGATGCCCTTCCCTCAGCATGGCTGGCTCCTTCCcaaaggccttccctgaccacctcaTCTAAAGCAGCAGCTGCACCACTTTACCCTAGTCACGTCTATCCCCTTActctgttctattttattcacatttctgACCATCTGAAATTCTCATTTGTTTAAATATGTATGTGCTTATTTTGTTCCTCCTTCCATTAAAATGTACACCAACCTGTCCCCAGAGCCTAGTATGGTGCTTGGCAATTAACAATTGCCTTGGTGATACTAGATGACTATAAAGAagtatgaaataattaaaaagccatTGTTCAACAACAGTGGTATGACATACAGTCATGCTGAGGAAATGCAGTTGGACACAAACTTCCTCTCTTACATGGCtgggtacattttttaaaatttatttttttactcgttttattattttaaaaaatatttttattgatttcagagaggaaaagagagggagagagatagaaacatcaatgattctctccatcattgatgtttctatctctttctccctgaaatcaatgaaaatatattaaaacaaacaaactccatTTGGAGCCACCATAATTGTCCATTACAGCTCAGGTGAAGTTGTCAACTCAGAATGAAGGCTAAAGACCTTTTCAGATAAAAGAAAACCACTTGCTGCCAGCAGACCTGCATTACAGGAAATGCTAAAGCAAGTTTTCCCAGCTGAAAGAAAGGAACACCAGGGAGAAATTCAATTCTTCAGAAAAGAATGGAGAGCACTGGAAATCGTAAttagaaaaagtataaaatcatttttctatttctttaaaataggtaTGACTAATTAAAGCAAAACATTTCAACATTATCTTATGGGTTTAAAACAAAAGCAGATATAACACATAGgacctgcttcctctgagctccagcactggagcAGCGGCATGGAGGAATCCacggacatatggggaggaactggatttcTGGCACTGGAGCAAgtactcaggggcagctttctcccagacaggagtgctcacaggggtcattcttcctatgctgagaccacctctgtcacagagctgactggcagccaagTGAGAGATTCCATCAGCCAGGCTAACACTGTTCACTCCACAGtgctgattccctgagaccctgccccatccaatttgcagccccacccaagctgtttgtagCAGTTTTTCTATATGactggcctgtcctggctcaggcttcagattttcataaaatctctcaaataagcatcagctggcatcagcatgctctataccaggggtcctcaaactttttaaacagggggccagttcactgtccctcagaccattggagggccggactatagttgaaaaaaaactatgaacatattcctatgcacactgcacatatcttattttgaagtaaaaaaacaaaacggcaaaaacacccgcatgtggccacgggccatagtttgagggcGCCTGGAGAGCTATCAATAAGAGGACCAAGACCAGGCTCTAGCagtagcctgccttgcttcatagcttggCGTGGCCTAGGCACTTCCAAGTCCAGCACTAGTAGCcaccatctgcagattgctctgtagctcctcccaggcagtggctgactttgcacctttcAGGAGACctcagagccagtgtacccagtggtcagcttcagaccataccagattacaactctacacatccacaagtgacataCTCAAGTAgtagactcaatgagcaccaaagccctactgaagcaagtcctgctccataggggtgtctcctgcacagcagctcttccattgtagctgcagctagtcctcacagccaattggcctgaaggtcaatttctcccactgaaccaacaacaatcaaggctcaattacaacaAGACTGAACACAGCCTACACTGggcgcacctagagtgcccagcttaggtgactggggaggtGAGCCACTAGGCCTTAtaagacacctactacacaaggccactacaaattccaggagacatagcagctctatctaatacatagaaacaaacacaggaaagcagccaaaatgtggacaCAAAGAagtatg is a genomic window of Eptesicus fuscus isolate TK198812 chromosome 4, DD_ASM_mEF_20220401, whole genome shotgun sequence containing:
- the ROGDI gene encoding protein rogdi homolog isoform X3, which produces MATAMAPTAVERAVLEEEFRWLLHDEVHAVLRQLQDILKEASLRFTLPGSGMEGPAKQENFILGSCGTDQVKGVLTLQGDALSQADVNLKMPRNNQLLHFAFREDKQWKLQQIQDARNHVSQAIYLLNNRDESYQFRTGAEVLKLMDAVMLQLTRARNRLTTPATLTLPEIAASGLTRMFTPALPSDLLVNVYINLNKLCLTVYQLHALQPNSTKNFRPAGGSVLHSPGAMFEWGSQRLEISVFSSYWSYRPF
- the ROGDI gene encoding protein rogdi homolog isoform X1, which encodes MATAMAPTAVERAVLEEEFRWLLHDEVHAVLRQLQDILKEASLRFTLPGSGMEGPAKQENFILGSCGTDQVKGVLTLQGDALSQADVNLKMPRNNQLLHFAFREDKQWKLQQIQDARNHVSQAIYLLNNRDESYQFRTGAEVLKLMDAVMLQLTRARNRLTTPATLTLPEIAASGLTRMFTPALPSDLLVNVYINLNKLCLTVYQLHALQPNSTKNFRPAGGSVLHSPGAMFEWGSQRLEVSHVHKVESVIPWLNDALVFFTVSLQLCQQLKDKISVFSSYWSYRPF